AAGCAGCAATTATTTCAGGACTCGATTCAAATGTATTGTTAATTTTCTGATTTTCCCAATAGCCCTTTTTATGAATTTGGATAGAGCCGGAATAAAATTTTACGGCAATATCTACCATGTTCGTATAAGAACCTTCTTGCATAGAACTCATAATTGCAGAAAAAAGAACACCAAAAAGAATCGAAGAAATTGCAATAGAAGTTCGCCTTCTATTTCTCCATAAATTTCTCCAGGCAATTTTAAAATTTGTGTACATATTATCAATCAGTTATAGTGGAAATTAGAAATTGGAAATTTAGTTATCTGATTCGTTTCATATTTTGTTGCGAAAAAAAGCCGTCTTCAATAGGCTCATCAAATTTAAGCGAAATAAACTCAAGAATAGTTTTCTGATTTTTTTTCTCGACAGGAACTATTTCCATTCTCGTGGGTATAGTACGGTCTCCCATTTTTTTTAGCTCGAAAGCATTTTCAATATTTACAAGATATCCATCTTCGTCGTAATACTCAGCTTTCCAAATATCAAATCCTTCTGCACTGACCCAGACTATAATTTTCCCCCAAACAACCGGAGCATCAGGTTTCACTGTAAGCTGAATTTTATGGCATTCCAATTCCCTAACAATTTCTTTCCCAAGATAATCATGTGTATAATCAACAATAATTGAAGATTGTTTTACAAGATCGTCGTTCGTAAAATCTGAACCCATCCAAGATTGCATCATCATTGAGGGT
The sequence above is drawn from the Bacteroidota bacterium genome and encodes:
- a CDS encoding outer membrane lipoprotein-sorting protein, which translates into the protein MKRATKVVAVLFFLLININFVEAQEFSALEVIKKADQKNRGKTSSGEMKMTIERADWNRSISMKSWSKGTEYFMIYITSPAKEKGQVFLKRKKEMWNWVPSIEKMIKIPPSMMMQSWMGSDFTNDDLVKQSSIIVDYTHDYLGKEIVRELECHKIQLTVKPDAPVVWGKIIVWVSAEGFDIWKAEYYDEDGYLVNIENAFELKKMGDRTIPTRMEIVPVEKKNQKTILEFISLKFDEPIEDGFFSQQNMKRIR